The genomic stretch CGTCGAAGGCTGGCACGGAGTGCCGTACGGCAAACCGGCTGTTCGGATGCGCGAATACGTCCAGATTCTGCGAAAAATCTGGGCTCGCGACGAACCGGTCACCTTCGACGGCGAGGAGTACCAGCTGCCCTATCGCGGTCCCGGCGCCACCGGGCTCGGCAAGCCGCTGAAGAGCATCCTCCACGGCCGGCAGCTCCCCATTTACCTGGCGACGATGGGGCCCGTGAACATCCGTGCCACCGCGGAACTTGCCGATGGCTGGCTCCCCATCTGGTTCTCGCCGCGCCGCATGCCGATGTTCCGGCCGCATCTTGAAGAAGGATTCCGCCGCGCCGGCAATGGGAAGAGCTGGAAGGACTTTGACATCGCAGCCGGCTGCACGGTCGCCATCGGCGACGACGTCGGCGCCCTGCTCGCCGCGCAGAAGCCGTTCCTTGCCCTCTACATCGGCGGCATGGGCGCCCGCGAGAAGAACTTCCACAATGAGATGGCCGTGAAATACGGCTACGGTGACGCCGCGAAGCGCATTCAGGAGCTATACCTCGCCGGCCGAAAGCGCGAGGCTGAGGAGGCGGTGCCCGACGAGCTCGCCGA from Tepidiforma thermophila encodes the following:
- a CDS encoding LLM class F420-dependent oxidoreductase → MKLGINIGYSGSRIDLPIDLIRYAESLGYDSVWTAEAYGSDAVTPLAYIAALTTRIRLGTAVMQIPARTPAMTAMTMSTLDALSGGRVMVGLGLSGPQVVEGWHGVPYGKPAVRMREYVQILRKIWARDEPVTFDGEEYQLPYRGPGATGLGKPLKSILHGRQLPIYLATMGPVNIRATAELADGWLPIWFSPRRMPMFRPHLEEGFRRAGNGKSWKDFDIAAGCTVAIGDDVGALLAAQKPFLALYIGGMGAREKNFHNEMAVKYGYGDAAKRIQELYLAGRKREAEEAVPDELADEMSLVGPVARIRERFRDWEDAGVTTLLVQSRDPEALKLMAELTGASRGATV